A window of Osmerus mordax isolate fOsmMor3 chromosome 11, fOsmMor3.pri, whole genome shotgun sequence genomic DNA:
AAAATGGATCCAGATATTTTCGGGATTTCAAATAATAGTTTGACGACTCTAAAACGCTGTGTCTGTTCGTCTGTGAATCCTTTGTAGCTTGAGTCATTGTGGAGTTAGTCATGTAAGTTGATAGCATTCTCAGTCCACAAGAGCTCCGATCCATCCTCCACTTGATTATGTCAgctccctctctgactcctcCTTCCACCTGATCTGGGATATAAAGGGTACTTTTTTAGAGGCAGCCCCAGAACAACACACTCGTTCAGGTGTTAGGTTCATGAGGTTCATTGgtgttgtgtctttgtctctttgtTTCCCATAGAACCTCGTTCAGATCTTCTATCTGCTGTGAAAGACACAGTAGGAGTTCAAGAGAGACAATCAGCATTATGTCCGCAGGGTTGGAATTGGTGGGAATTGCTTTGTGCATCTTGGGATGGATCATTGCCATCGTAGCCTGTGCCCTGCCCATGTGGAGGGTTACGGCCTTCATCGGGAGCAACATTGTGACAGCCCAGATCATCTGGGAGGGCCTGTGGATGACCTGCGTAGTGCAGAGCACTGGACAGATGCAGTGTAAGGTGTACGACTCCATGTTggccctctcccaggacctccaaGCGGCCCGTGCTCTTACTGTGATCTCCATCCTGCTGGCCATATTGGCTGTGCTCATAGCCATTGCGGGGGCCAAGTGTACCAACTGCATTGAGGACGAGGCATCCAAGGCCAAGGTAATGATCATTTCTGGGGTCTTCTTCATTGTGTCAGGGGTCATGCAGCTCATCCCGGTGTCCTGGTCAGCCAACACTATCATCAGGGACTTCTACAACCCTCTGCTGACCGACGCACagaggagggagctgggggcagcCTTGTACATTGGCTGGGCGGCTGCTGCTCTCATGATCTTAGGCGGAGGGCTACTCTGCTGTTCCTGTCCACCCAATGAAAAGAGGTACAACCCATCAAGGATGGCGTACTCTGCTCCACGCTCCGCAGGTGGGCCCGGGTTTGAGAGGAAAGACTATGTGtgaaaaatggagaaaaaactaTGTTGACAATCCAAACTGTTGTGTACACCTTTCTAATAGTTGTGTGCCTCAGAAAGGGCTGAGCGAAACTGCCCATGGAGACTCCATCATGAAGGATGTATTTGGTGATGACTTTTATGGATGTTTTGTTGGATTTGGTTTGGACTTTCGTTTTTGTGTCTGTGATAATATCTCTGCTGTCAGTAGTTTCAGACGCTGGGACAGATTGAGAAAGATGAGGAAAAGATCCTTCCATTTGTCTTTAGTGAGGATGTATAACACATAAAAGATCAATGGTTTTTAAACAATCCATACAATTCAGCTTTGGAGGATTTCAGTATCACTGATTCATGTAAATTGATGGTACAAAATGTTAGAAATAATTGTCTGGCCAATATAGTCATGTTAGTTTGGATATTGTATCAGGTTATTCCTCTAGCTTCAATATGACCACATTGTAATATGCATAACAGACTCTTTAAATCAGTAAATCATTTTAATCAATCAATTCAGAAACTAAAGATAAAGTTGGCTTTTTGGCATTTTATATAGATCTGTATTTCTTTTTATTACATGTCCATTTGTGAACTGTTGttttttaatgattttttttcaCAAATTTTAAGATTTGATACTGATCCTATATCATCAGTGTTATGAGTGAGATTGTGTGACATACATTTTGTACATGATTTACTGTTCTAGTGCACTATCAGTTTGACAAAGATAATGAGTACTATTTAACACAGTGTCAACAGTGCACAGGGTACCGTAAAGGCCAGGAAGACACATGATGCATATCTCAGTGTCTGTGTGATAAGGTTAAATAGGTACACCATGTGTCTAGCCACAACAGTGCTTCTGTGCTGGTTCTGCAGTGCTAAAAGCTTAACTTActttaaagaaaataaagatgtttgtttttaaaggtGTGACgtctctgcttcctgtcagagaaCAATAGATGAAAGTCTGAAAGAAGTCCATCCTCAATGTTTGTCCTCTGTTTCATTCATCTACCACAGCTTCTCACAAGGAGAGACATGGCATTGTGTCATGCTTCTGTTATACACAATGCAATGGTGACGGTAATGATGGGATAAGGATCAGTACATGTGCCATTGTAAGGATAGCCTGATATGCAATCCCAGAGGCTGAGTTACAGCCAACCGGCAACTTAACCACTCACACGGAGAACAATTAGCCCCAAGATTACCTCACAGAATGAGGTGACAAATACAGGCACAAAGAACAGGTATAACACTGAATCAGTATTTAATGGAATCTTCTGAACTTATCACTGATATATTaattaaaacacacatattttcCCTACACCTATTTTCAGTGGCAACATAAAGACTCAGAACACTGTTCTCTGTTAGCCCTGGGAAAACTGTTCTGTTTGAAACATATCTTGTAAAGCGTTATAAAACCAACATAAAATATTAATTTGTATCTTATGGTAAATATGGGAGAGGCCCATTGAGACTGGGTTGTATCACGTTACAGCCTAACTGTCTTTTTCCATATATCAATTTCTCTCACAAAGGTTCTCAACCTTTGAGAGACTATTCAAAGTAAATACAGTTGAAAAATTGGATCATTCACATTTTTTTGCCATCACAAAAATGTCTTCTAGCCAACGCAGCATTGTACAATACCACTGCTGAAGCTACTGTATGGCTATTTAATATGCTTTCATTAATATTTCAACTGAAACGTAAACCAAGAATCTACAAGAATGTGCATTTGTTATTATTGTCCCTCTATGGGCAATTCAAGTAGGTGTGTCAGCATGAATATAGAGTATATATTCATCAGCAAGGTTTCAACTTCTAAGGCTTCTATCCTCCAGTGACAGAGAGCTTTGCCAGTTTACTATAAGTGTAAAAGCAATAAGCGTGTGTTGAACAAATGAGTGAAACAAATGTGGTCCAAATATACATTTACTATGGCAGCAACAGCAGTGTTTGAGGTTGTTAATCATTCATCAGCACCACAGGTTTACTTTGATGGAGATTGGACATGCCTCATGAAGCCCAAGCATTAGTGTTTGCATGCAAAAGTATTGACTAACCAGAGATCCATTCCTCTAAACCTAGACTTCACAATTAAAAATTGTTTtgttatatataaataaattattgtatattatttgtgaTAAACTAGGGGACCAAGTAGGGTTATTATTTGTGAGCAAGTAGTAGTATGCTATTGTTTGGAGGTAGGTTACTTTCACTAACACTTGAGAGTGTGTGCCTCTGCGCTCTTTACGATCAATACAACTGTGAGCATAATTTGATGTAATATTTTAATTATTGTGCAGGGTATTCCAAATTTAATTTTAGAAAGGCCTAAATTGCAACATCTTGAGACAGCTCTGCTGTACACAAGGGAGTCATGAACTGGTCATCAAGTTAATAACATACACATGGTAATATTTCCAAAAGCCATAAAAAAAAGATTATACTAAAGCCATATCAAAAACCTCAAGTGCTTCTAACAGACTTTCAGTGACTGTCCTAGACTGTCGGCACACAGCTTCAGTGAAACCTTGGTCACATGACCGATACTGGCGTGCTTGAAGGACAGAGAGGTTGCTAGGCACCTGGAGTCATCAGGGAAAAGGCTTTCCCTTGTACCTTCTTGAGCGGAgaacactggtctctctctctgtgctcactGGATGGGAACAGAAACTAACTCCCACAGTTTACTGAATGTGTaatcagagaaaaaagaaaaccacGCAAAATTGCATGTATTTTGCATCTAGATGTATAatgttgtcacttttaataTGAGGTAGCCTAGTATATCTGGACAGTACTGCTCAACACAGTGAAGAAATTTCGCTAGACAAACAAAAGGTTATGATAGGCCTACTAGTAGGCTATTGTAATCCAGTTCTACTGTaaggaaaaacttaagatgaaCAAGGCTGTCATGTCATGCTTCAGATCAAATAATATCAATAAGTAGGTCAACATCTTGCAAAATCAATGCTTACTTTGGTAGTTGCTAAAACATGCTTCATGAGTTAGGCTACCATGAACTTAAGAGAGCGCTGGTATTTCAATGTGTCGTTTGCCAAACACCTTACATTAAGAAAGACAGATGGGACAACCCTCTGACCCAAACCTTCTGATCTGGGTCAGGTTGTCCTTGGAAACAGACCCTCTGTGTTTATCTGGAATGTGGTGGGGAAGACATATAGGTCTAATATGCTTTCCTGGCTCATAGGAAAGGTGAGAAACTCATTAAAATATCTCAATATTAACTGAGTTACTCCCTACATTCCTGGATCTTGTGTGCCAGGCTTAACCAGAAAATGTGGTGCTTTCATCATGGATTAGTATGATGGGCATGGCTTTACTTTATTTTCCTCTGATAGCTACAAATACTGCTTGTGTAAGAACAGAACAATACAACTTGCAAACAGTATTGCTCCAGGTGAATGCCAGGTGCACATTTGACCAGGAAAAACATTACTCTTCAGACAGGTTAATTGATTAAGTCATGCTGTAGCCTTCCTGGAAAGGTCTGACTTGATTGCAGTGCAAACACAGAATCTGTGTGTGAACCACAAACATTTGCTTTTCTGATTTAATAAAGAAAAATGTAACGAACACAAAGAATACTACTTAAATTCATAGTAAAATGGGTTACAAAAAACTAAAATAGAGTACATATATGATCAAAGTGAAACATATGTACAGTAACAACATACAGCTAGGTGAGCCAAGACAAGCCTGCTACAAGACAATCTTAAATCCAAAATGCACAGTAGACCCAACACCTTAGTGACAGTGAAAGAGATTATTCTTGTATAACGTCATATCTCTGACCTGTACCCTAACTGGTAAACACCAGTAGTCTAACTGGTAAACAACACCATGAGGTTGTGGAAACATGTAATAGCTGAAAGGATTCAGCGACCCCTATAGGTAAAGAAGTGGGAGTTTGAAGTTAAAGAAATAGTCAAACTCAAACAACCAATATCCTTAGATGGGAAATCTCTCATTCCAAATATATACTATGTTACTCGAAACATGGTCTAAGTGATCAAAGAGAAACTATCATTTGTCTAGTTTATCACATCGGTACGGGATGTAtcacaaggccgtagccatggagtcaacattgggggggacaaattcaATTTGATCAttttggttgcctgtcgtagcgtagctcatttatatttttatatcaatatattgggggggacatttggaccagatttgaatattgggggggggggatgtgtgtcccccaatatgtattatgattacggccttgatgTATCACATGGAAGGACTGAATAAAAACTGGAATGCGTAGGGGCCCAACTGACCAAATGCTCTGGAATGCCTCCTGAAAGTGAAAGTTTGGCTTAGAAAAAACTACACTCAAAGTACACTACTACAATCAAATTAGTTGTAAGTAACCTGGTGAGTTGGGACAATCAGAGTGAGATAaattcatacagacacacatgagcACAGTGCCATTGAAATGGTCAAGACTCATGACACATATGTAAGTGATTGGCCTGCAAAACATACAGTCTCTTAATTGACTTTTTGGACAGTAAATATGCCTGCGGGTCCTTATGAAAAAATTACTTTATTTTGCTATGGAATTGTGTGCTATTGTGTACTGTACGTGAATACATGTTCAACACCAAGTACAGTATCCATCATGATACAGAGATATATATTGAGCAGATATTAAAATGTTACATTTGTGTCCTTCTaaggcttttttgttgttgcatatTGTCAAAGTCAACTACCTGTATATATATGTGCAAGTACATTGTATGCATACTTGAATGCTGTCTTGTGTCCAAATAGCTATGACCTTGCTCCATGGAATGAATTGCCTTGTTCATCCAAAAGCTTCCAGTGATAAGTCAATATAAATACAGTACATCAAGCATTTAGTAAAATCTACATTTTCTCCATCTTTCAAATAGCGTATGACAATCAATTCAGCCATTACAATTGCAAAAAGAACAGTTACTATGTATAGAATACAATATCTTACATGCATTTCATTAAAGGGTTGTCAAATAGTGTCTCTCCCTAACATTAATATTAGCCATATAGAATAATTTCTGTTCATTTTGTTTCTGAATACATGATAGCTACATTCGCAAATCTTTTCACATCTTGACAGAATTCATAGTCATATGTCAATTAGAGGTATTATGTGATAGTTTAGATTTCTGCTGTGTATCTGGTCAGTTGAAATACAATGCAATTAAATGTGAATCACTCAATCATATACAGTACTATGGCCCAGCACAGTCTGACTATCAAGTCAAACTCTGCTTTAGTTAGTGTAAAAACAATAGTGTGAAAATACTGTTCCATTTTGTCACAAAtattgacattacatttacatttagcagacgctcttctccagagcgacttacagtaagtacagggacatcctcccccgaggcaagcagggtgaagtgccttgcccaaggacacaacgtaatttggcttggccaggaatcgaactggcaaccttcagattactagcccacttccctaaccgctcagccacctgactcccatacaaaTGTATGGTACATTTACAGTCTCAGGCACAAATGACTTTACAAATGAAACAAAATTATTATCATGAAACAAAAGGCACAACCTCCAAAATTATTTCTTAGTGATTCTCTGACCATGGTCATGTTTATTTAAACAGTTCACCCATGCCAGTACTTGGAAGGATGTCATTGACACATGGAAACCAAACCTTGAATCATCCAGCCCACTACAGTGAATTTAATGAATTATCTAGTGAAATAGAACAGAAGATGGGGTTGCCTGATGAGGTGAGTTACAAATAAGTTGTAGCTCAATTGATTTGTTGAATACAACTGAATTGTTGAAATGAACAGAATACAATAAGATGCCAGACTTCACTAGTGTTGTCCTTAATGGCTCAAATTTTTTTACAATGACCATGTGGAATCCTCTGAACTCAAGGACCACTACTGAGTCCTGGAACTGCTTGGCACTGTATCTACCACAACATCTAACCCCAGCAACCTAAAGCTGTAGTCCTTTCAGATCTAGACCTGCCAGCTGGTGTAAGTGGCTCCATGTGCCAGTCCTTTATGGAGAAGCACCAGCCTGGATTATTTGCCATGCTGTGCCACCTTGCCCCGTCTGAGCCAGTCCATCCAGGGGGATTGGGGCTTGTCCTGTCCAGCCTCTGAGGTCCacgatggggaggaggagggctgacgGACCCTGGTGGAGGCCATGCTGGGCCTACGGAAGAAGGACATGGAGTTGGAGGGCGGCTTCTTCTGGACCTGCTCTGACTGCTGCTGGGTCCTCAGCTGTTGGTTGATAATGATCTGGATGTCATCCTGAAAGAAACAACAACTTTTGACAAAAAGCCACTGGACCTCTGAGACATTTCAAGATATGGCCATTAAATATGATACTAAATCTATTAGACTTTCTTATTAGGTTATCTATTTAATAGTCTGGCTTGAGGTTGAAAATGTAAGGCAATCCTAGTAAATGTATGGGACAATCTGGTAAATGTGTTGCACTATCTGCACatggccactagatggcagtaagCCACCCAGCAGATGTCTTAGCTGGAACCATGACTCAGCAGTAGCAAGGTGCCCGGccccagccacacaggccaCCTGTCAGTTATATTCCTCCAAACTGACAGGACTTTAAAAGGTTGTCCAAGTGTAGTCCCTGACCTCCAAGTAAAGACACTATGTGAGGGTAGCAATCTCTCTACAATGGTATGTGTCACTGAGAGCaaaacaagggagagagaaacacacatagagaaagacagagaggtagtgtgcaaacgtgagagagagagagagagagagagagagagagagagagagagagagagagagagagactctttAGGGACCTACCTgccagtcctccagctcctgagACAGCTCCAATTTGCGTTGGATGGCCTCCAGGAGCTGGTTGTTCAGACACATCATGTCACTCTTACTTCGAATTAGCTCTGCCTCCATCAAGTTCTTCCTACAGAACCCAAACAAAGGACAAAATGCATGTAAGTTCAAACAACAGCACTCAGCAAGACGGAGACGTTAATTCCTAACATCTCCTCAACCTAAACTGTACACATAATTCAGATTTTGGAGCAGAATGTACATGTAAACGATTTgaattggttaaactcactcctcactATAAATACAGATCACCCGCGCAATTTAAGAGCTAGCTTTTTGGTGGCATAGCTGGTTAAAGCAACGTTTATAAAATTGGTAGTCAGAGGACCTGAGTTCAAACCCCAGTAAGGGCAAGATTGGGAGGAAGTGACACTGACGAGCTATGTGACAacatctgttacacacacaattGAATGAGTTTGACAGTTGAACTGAAGGCAGTGAAATAAATCCCACTAGGAGTACTATCACTCTATATCTAGTATATGTATAAAAATTCCAAGACTTTTCTAAATGAAGAGGACACTGACTTTGTTATggcttcatctctgtctctgatggcTTGCTGAACAACTCCTTCCTCTTGTCTGTTCCCAAGTTGGAGTCTCATTTTTGCGTTCTCCTCTTGCAGTTGTGAATTCTGTTTGAAGGAAGAAGGAGACAATCTAATACCATAGTAGCTTGGCTGTTCCAAAATATATCAGTTCTATATCAGTTTCTATAAAATATAGAAATGTGTGTAAAACATAAGGTGTGCAATGTATTAATACGTTTCGTTAAATACTGTAATGATGGGTTAAAACTGTACAGATGGCTGTCGCAGTCCTTCTTGGCCATTATAACCACAAGGTGGGGCACAAAGCATGATCACTAACATCAACTAACTTGTGTTGCAGTGGCTTTGGTGTCTGCTTTGTTAAGACTGAAATATACTATACACCCCAAATCAAGTGTGAATAGGATATCAAAGTGAAATGTCAGTCTCTGCTGTTTTTCAAGTACGTTTACCTAGCTCATACACTTGTATTATGGTATTTAGTATATACCTATATTAAGAGAAGATTCAGTAATCAAGACAAGTGGTTAAATTGATGAGGTACACCCGAAGAGAAAAATGTGGCTAAAAATCCTCAAACTAGCCTCGATCCAGAACTGAACTAGAGGTAGGGTGAACACAGAGACAACCAGGGCCTGATCACCCAGTCCGCCCCTGCAGGAGTCACGTGTTGGTTTAGCAGGGCCGTGCTGTTACCTGATCCCTCAGCTCCTGCACCATGCTTGGCTTCCCACACGGATCGCTCCCTCCGCTCACAAAGGCCGAATTCAGCTCCTGGGAGACACAAATGTTAGGGGAGAGATCCAGTGTCATCTGTTAGTTCTGTTGAGGTTTACACCTTTAAAAGAGTTTCTGTGTTGTTGCCTagttctgttctggcctccaGGAAGAACGGGGCAGTTGTTCAGTACAATGATAAGCTCAAATTACTGGTCGAAATGACAGATAAATACCATGAGCTACTGTTGTACAATACCCGTCTGTTTTTGTTCACTCACTGACTTGTGGAGGTTTCACCTTTGGTATAACCTTTGATTTACCAAGACATACTAGTTACAATCAGGAAATAACTAGTAGGATATAGTATAATTTGACTTCATTTCAATATCAACATCTGTCATCAGCTTAGTTACATGTAAATACTGAATTGGGAAAAACAATAGTTTTTAGACAGTAAAGTTGATTCTGTCCTAGTAAACCGGGTAAATTTGTGGTAAAACAATGAATTATAAATCGTTCTGCTTTCTAAGGATGATCTTTAGCCTTGACTTTACACAGTCACTGTATACCATTCTAAAGCACTGCACAATCTGAAACTACAGATCTCAAACAAAAGCCTACATAAAAACCTGCAAATATGCTACTGTGTTCCATTACACAAGCTGTGTgctgattaaaataaaatattttagaTATATGGAAATATGGTGAATAGAACAAGGTCAGCCTTTTGTTGGCGTAGCCAGGTGGCATGGTTTCCGTGACACCATACACTATACCTCACCTGGaggctgtgggtgtgtgccAGGTATTGAGCTACACCCTTCAGCTGGAGTAGCATAGCCTGCGGTTCTTCCCCCTGACGTAAGACCCGTAACCCCTCTGGGTTCATCACTTTCTGGGTCAGAGGCAGTAGCAGCTCCAGGATGGTAGACAAGTCCTGGGCTATCTAGGAGAAGAGCATGATATAATTTGATTCAGATTTTTAAGACGTTACACAATGATGAGACAATAAGGACACAGTATCTCTATCCAACCATGACATTCCATTCAGAGAATGTTATTAATTTTCCAGGGAGTCCTGTTTTCTTCGGTTTAGGCTACATCACAAACATAAGGCAAGGTCATGATGGGCCACAGGTCATTGGGTTCAGGTGTACTGCCAGATAACAGTATGCACAGCTGAGATACCATTTCTTCCGTGTTGCCTAAATTTGTCTACTACCCTTTCATGTGTCAAGTTACTTTTAGAAAAAGAAATGTATGGAAAAAAGTGGGTTAAGGATATGAAAAACTaggttgtttctttttttcttaaatgtAATCCATTTTATCAAGGCACTTGAAACTAGACTTGAGAGCAACATGACATACATGTATAGGGttcttgcatgcacacacaaacacacacacactgctcacttTCCTATCTCTCCATTTATCAGTCAAGGATGACAATATTAGTCTAAAGATAATGAGGGGCCTGTATTTGCATTCCAAACTATATGTGTATTACTATAACGCAGATGAGCATGTGTGATTGTAATAGACTGTAATAGTTAAATAcagtttgtttttctttatcaactgtaaatgtcgggagtcagatggctgagtggttaggagtcagatggctgagtggttagggaatcgggctagtaatctgaaggttgcaagttcgattcttggccgtgcaaaatgacgttgtgtccttgggaaaggcacttcaccctacttgcctcgggggaatgtccctgtacttactgtaagtcgctctggataagagcgtctgctaaatatgtaaatgtatattattcttgttaatgtgttcatttagtcaGCCAGGAACATTCCACTAACATAGTTTCAACAAACAGGAAATGTAATAAATGACTCATGGGAGCAATATAATTTTTTCCCCTGGAACAAAACAAGCAGAAAAAAGGGAAGGGAAATATGTGGTATTTTCCTTCTAACTATTTCATTGTCTTATACTTATTGTTTAACAACATTCTCTAAATGAGTTGTTGACCCAACTCAGTACCATGCTCCATTGTGGTTTGGTGTCTTTGAAGTTTTCCTGTGCAGAGGTGCTATTTCACCTTGTCATGGAGAACTTGAACAGGATGTTTTATTGCTTTGGTAACAGCAGCTACAAAGATTACTATTTATTGTGGCACGGCTCAGATTAAAATTAATGTGTAACTTTGACATAGatacttttgttttgttgttcatGGTAAACTAAAAAACGAACTAACTGTGTTCTAAATCCTCTTCATGCAAAAGGCCCTGGCCAATATTTTTCACATTCCTTGAACTGAATGACTCACTGTAAACAAGAACCAAAACATAAATTGCCAGAGATGGATATCATTGCACCTGTCAGCCACAGTGACAAAGAAAGTAAATACGTCCTACATTAATCAATTctgatgttattgtttgttcaaCTAATCTGGTTCAATATCACGTGCCCTTACATTTATTGCTAGGTAAGCAAAGGGAAAGTACAGACAGCATTCATACTGTGTTTCCTGACCTACCTACAGTACTTTTATATTTAACTTTATACCTTTTTCCTGACCTGTGTTTCACAATGTTCTTACCTGCTCTCTACTGCCAATGGTCTCCAGACTAGTCTCTAGTTCAGACAGTAGGGAAGTGTCTCCACGGTTACAGCTCTCCTGAATGgacacctcctcctgcagctcttCCACCTGGGCCTGCAGCTCCTGGGAGCGATCCCTggctgcctccacctccctccatgccTCCGTCAGCTTAACGGACAGATGGACAACAGGGAGATGAACAGgtagacaggtaaacagacagatgggcagcagacagacagatgtacagacaaacacacccgcACAAACAAGACATACACAGTTTCAGGTCAGTATATTGTACCTATCAATTGGATCCTttgaaaataatacaaaatgttcCTTCACAAGGGCATCTATCAAATCACTtataatatatgtatttatggAGCTATCCATGTACATGTGTAGTGTAATGTATTATGTCATGAAAGCATATAATATATCTTAAATGTTACACCAAgcaatacataaacaaatagGGCTCGAGAGAGAAATCCTGACATGCCAGATTCCAGCCTCCAGTCTCACATGAAACTCTACGACAAGTGTGGAATCCTGCCTTGCTGGTTGTAGATACAatgagagggatgaggtgaTTGTTCACTGCTTTCCACCACAGAACTGACCCCTGTTGTTCAGGCTGACAGTAAAATTCCTCTGTAAGAGAGGCATATTACCTCTCAGACCCTCTGTTTCCAGACAGCCATGTTAAGTGCTGTTAGTTTGTGTACATTGGTTCTAAGGTAAGCTTTCGGGTTACTAGCTGCATGTTGTTTGGCAACATGTAGGtgacctagtgtgtgtgtgtctgcacctgTTGGCTCTGGTGTTGGTTGTGTTGGTCCTGCAGTGCAAGCCGGGTGTGTAGGGAGGCAAGGCTATCACGCAGGTCTGCGTtctcctgacacacactgttcagacgctcctccagggcctgctctctctgtgtgagacgaacaacctggacacacacagggaaacagagacagatccatcagcacgcacacagaaaacGTTCACATAATGGGATTTGTTTTGGCTCCGTAGCGTGTGGATGCGGGAAGCGAAActcgggatgtgtgtgtgtggatgtgtatttgagCAGGTGCGTGTCCGTCTGATaccgtgtgtgagagtttgcGCTGTGCTTTCACGTGTGAGTGGATGCACACGTGCCCACCTGCTCCCTCATGGCGCTCAGCAGCTCCTCGTCCTGAGGCCTGCTTTGGCTCCCTTGCCTGAGCTCATGTTTCAGGACCTGGAGCTCACCGGTCAttgctctctccacctccattgcCTGGCcagcgagagacagaaataacATAAATGATGGAGGGACCCCAAGTGAAAGACGTGAGACATGCAGAGAAGGACAGGTGAGCTTAGGGACAGAGGGCTCAAGGGTTAGGAGAGACTAGATGAAATACCCAAGACCACCACTGCCAGTGTAAGCTTCTACATATTAGGTACATTGTTTCTGAGATAGACATCTGAGAGAGGTATGAGACATGAATCAATGTTACTGTATTATGCGATTTCATGGAGAAAGACATTATTATCCTGGAAATAAATATCCTGACAGTGTAAGATTCTAATGCTGCAAGCCATGTGGAAAATGAAAAGAAGATCACATTCTGCAGTGGAATCAGAGGAATTGCCTTTGCCTCAAGCACATGAATGCATGTTCTCATATAAAAATAACAAGAAATGTCTTCTGGCTGGACATTTTGAACTGTGAACTGCAAGATGGGATTTGAGCAATTATTGACTTCCCAATACAGACACATGCCTTTGTGAAAGTTTTGAGCGTACTAAACACTACAAGCGAGACAGGAATCTGTGAGGGCTGTGCCAGTTCTTCAGCAACTCAGCTCTCCCTG
This region includes:
- the LOC136952335 gene encoding claudin-3-like — translated: MSAGLELVGIALCILGWIIAIVACALPMWRVTAFIGSNIVTAQIIWEGLWMTCVVQSTGQMQCKVYDSMLALSQDLQAARALTVISILLAILAVLIAIAGAKCTNCIEDEASKAKVMIISGVFFIVSGVMQLIPVSWSANTIIRDFYNPLLTDAQRRELGAALYIGWAAAALMILGGGLLCCSCPPNEKRYNPSRMAYSAPRSAGGPGFERKDYV
- the si:ch211-235m3.5 gene encoding BICD family-like cargo adapter 2 → MNRLGDWGFKSKKMELEDDFYFDYDTEEITNYQDPSELLAALKQKEEEVILAAQLGNALLLENRQLKEESQTIHEQYADKFEELEQGKHDLRLKLEGCQSLWESQVGDLERDVRELSVQVEQLTQALSTSERDMTRAQQEHQEHTQRLREQLNTAMEVERAMTGELQVLKHELRQGSQSRPQDEELLSAMREQVVRLTQREQALEERLNSVCQENADLRDSLASLHTRLALQDQHNQHQSQQLTEAWREVEAARDRSQELQAQVEELQEEVSIQESCNRGDTSLLSELETSLETIGSREQIAQDLSTILELLLPLTQKVMNPEGLRVLRQGEEPQAMLLQLKGVAQYLAHTHSLQELNSAFVSGGSDPCGKPSMVQELRDQNSQLQEENAKMRLQLGNRQEEGVVQQAIRDRDEAITKKNLMEAELIRSKSDMMCLNNQLLEAIQRKLELSQELEDWQDDIQIIINQQLRTQQQSEQVQKKPPSNSMSFFRRPSMASTRVRQPSSSPSWTSEAGQDKPQSPWMDWLRRGKVAQHGK